One Pelmatolapia mariae isolate MD_Pm_ZW linkage group LG1, Pm_UMD_F_2, whole genome shotgun sequence genomic window, TAATCCGCAGATCTGGAGGATGGAGAGCCCGGCACCGCTTAATGCTGGACGATTTATTTTCCGTTTCCTCACGACATCTCATTGCACAAAACCAAGAGGAATACAGCTAtacaaaataaagtgttttctttttataccCACCCCCAGActaatttgtttttccttctgattaaaaaaaaagccaaatatgAGCACGTGTAGTGTAAACGATGAATGTTTCAGAAcccatttgtcattttttagAAATTTATTGACATGTTTAATgaaccagtttgaaatgatttgaATTTTTGTGACGTGATGTGTTATGCTGCCGGAAGCCACCATCAGAATATGAGTACACTGGCCATAAAGGGATGACACGATCAGCAGCAATCCACACATTGGATGTGGGATTTAGCTCAGATCATGCTAAGGGCCCCACAGTGTTCCAAGAAACAAGTTTAAACTAGTGTACTTGAACAAGTGTACTTGCATTACTTCTTAAACCCTTTTACTTAAAATCAATGATATTCACACTACCCCTTCGAAAGGATCTTATTGtatcaaaagtaaaaaattTCTAGTCATCTCCAATCATTGTATTGACAACAAAGAGGATTGTTCAAGCTGTAAACGACCGGTCATTTAATCTTTGTTATGATACCTCAGATTCCAGAAATCTATCATTTTAAAGGCAAAATACCTGGAAATACCTTGCATGGTGGATCCGGTGGTTATGTAAGCTGGAAGTCATGTCAAGTCATTCTTTCAACAAGTTAAAAGAATTTGGTTCGATCCATTTATTATTTGGCTCTATAACACTTATGTATATAGAAGAACTTCCATCCACTTGATGTTCTCTCttaaccaatgttccctctaatttttcacgtgtctgagcgaacacacaaactccctgagcggtcccttggaccactgtgagcaacagcagacgtgtgcactgtggtcacgccaccatcgaatccatccaagttacatggtttattaaaataatcaaattacagcatttacatttattttagactacttttaattaactgctttagcccacttacaatgaaaatttaaaaaaaatcttgttcatgacctgtgtagtatgttaacactattggaagtaaaaataacttgaattccaattttgaaaacagaactttcatttcttttttttttcttttttttttataaagctctgacttgtattatgagtatgagtctgtggtctgggagagagtctgtaactctctgtctgcaaaatacagtatataatgaccaatgttgggcaattaattatatagttacttcttcaaaaagtaactgagttgtgcaaacaacaaagctttgtgcagctgtttacctaaaaatacagccaaggcgtttttttttaaataaacatttcaaactatttacagaacaatcagctgttctgcatcaaatttgatgccacataaattatttgtgccactccaaaaaataatttctgtccactatgagttaaaggagaacatcacaagcctgatacctgcaggcctgacaacaggagatcactcctgtaacatctgtaacattcagtagtcgcctcattgttctgacacacacaacaaaactattgactacactacacactaactacacaagatttgcgctaaacgtctcaaatctctcacatctcaaaacaccgccgttactcctaaaacttccccccttccCAAACATCTAAATGCCATGTtaccatatcattttttgattggtcgacatggtacatttttcgaccaataggaagggggtggaggggggggggggttgggttttgtttttgctcttgctcacaggcggagagcgctttcgtttacatctccaatggttgtacacgttgtcattaacgtggcttcactccacatcagccacgccgctttgctagctaaaacaccggtctCGGCACATAacgacgctgtcatagcctgtaaacgacgttgattagctgcgtatatacgaatgtgaatcgcattattggctggactatgggataaggtggcatcgttctaatcccatacgggagcagccagtcacttactgactaacactgcaaaacagaattgttaaagtattgattttaatttcaattcaggttagattttttttttgtgcgcaacacagattttctgtgcgcagagaccgtgccagcagtgcgcaattgcgcacgcgcgcagcttagagggaacatcaAGTTTTCACAGATGCCATTCACAATTTCCTTTCCCCtttctcagacacacactgaaggACAACAGACCACAGGCCCAGACCCTGACAGTGCCCAACAGGTGTGCGTCAGATACAATACAAGCCCCCAGTTTCTTAatagaaaatatgaaaaattatgtaattttcaaaataaagtcctCCAATATAGGAAACTATTCAGttggtttgatttttaaaataaaagctctGGAAACAGTATAAACGTTGAACAGGATTCTTTAAAATTTAACTttctcagaaaagaaaaagttagTTTTCAGAAACGTAtgattttcaaagtaaaacaccCCAGTTATTTAGTTTATAAAACTGGCTAAGTTTAGCCTATTCTCAGTTTTATAAATTAAGAGACTagtatttctttattatttcttcattttttaaccATATAAATATCCCTTCATCCTTTTTCTTAGCCAACCAATTTTGCAAGTATGTTAGTAGCAACAACCCCACTAGGAATTTCCCAGAacatataaaatgataaaaaaataattgaaataTTTGAAATGCATTTGGGGTGTATGGTAACAAAGACTCACTGTTTTGAAccggaaaaaaacaaaacaaaacaaatttctgtAATTACATAAAGCAATTTAACTTATGTTTAAACTTTCAGTTATACATCAGATATACCGTTTTTACTCTTATTGTGATTAAAATGGTTCATGTGCATATACTTTTAATGATTACAGCCTAATATACAAGGAATGCTTGTGACTCATCCTGAAAAGTGCGCTatgctgtctgtgtttgaaAAACATCAACAGTGTACTAAAAACAAGGGCTGTCAGTAACAGATCTCAACACATGTATTTATAGTGTTGTTTTGCACCAGGATGAGTCAGTGACTACTGGccaatgtttaaaataaaaaaaatgtgtggggGTGTGACAGCTGAAAATCAGCTATCACACCCCACACATCATTCTTGCCATTCCCACATTCTCTTATGCACCTTTTATCTTGCATTTAGTAGAAAACCAGTTACTGTTTGCACATAAAGACGGAGGTGAGCATCGAGACACATCAAAAGGCAGAACAGGAAACATGGTGTGAGAATTAAACCACAAAGAGACACAGCAGATTCCAGATTGCTTTAgaagatatatagatatattttttCAGATTTGAATATTAATGTCAAAAATACATACTATGATATACAGTTTGCACTACATCATCTTAGCATGGCAGACGTCACAAGTAAtaactgaaatatttaaatattaaataaaccgATGGTAAGTAAACTGAAAGTGAATGTGTAAACACTAAACTAAGGTTATTCTTTCTATTGCAACACTTCCAATAAAGTGGTTTTGTAACAGTACAAAAGTATTAGAATATTTctattttctgtttcatttccagttatattgagaaaaaaaaatccacagtgcACTTCTGATgttctgctgtgatgctttcaCGTAAGTCTATCTTGATTGCTCGTTcgactgttttttgttttgtttttgttgctgttttttttctttcagtggtCCATGGTATATGTTGCACCGCGGTTTGCCATAGGGTTCTTCATCTATATGCACAACCTCTGCTCCGAGCTCAGGAATCACAGAGAGAAAACTGAGTTCACGTTCAGCTGGGTCAATCTAATCTTCAAAAATTTAAAATCGGAATCGTTTATTATTAAAAGGCCATCACATTCAATTAGAAACAAATTATTTCTTATTTCACACTCAAAAGGTCCAATTAACATTTCGATTTAACGCCTCGACTCTTTTCAAATCAATTTTTTGTCTAACTTTATGTGTGTCTACTCTCCTGCAAGACGCTGGAGGGGATACACACAACAGAAGGTAAGCGTGTTACCCatgaaatctgttaaaaacatATTGACCAGGAGTACAACATCAGAAATACATCCTTAAACTGAAACTTTTGACTCAGCCTCTCTGCTCCAAAGCTGTAAGCTTAACAGAGAACAAGCTTTTATTTCTGATGAGTCTCCTAGGATCTCAGCTTGCCAGTTTTGGATGACAGGGGATGAAACATAAGTTTGTGGAGACAGACCATGAGAGGCTTTTGACTCTGGTCCTTAAACCTCGTCTCTTTTCAAATGGACTAACGGTCTGAGTCTGTCGCTGGCATCAAGTTGTGACTAATGTTTCAGTAGTGGCCTGCCGGGTGGAGGAGGGAGGGCTTCAGGCCTCAGCAGCGGGAAGAGTACGGCGGGTCAACAGGGGACTCTGTGAAGGACTGGAGCTCGTAGGCAGCACCGCTGTCCACCTCCATGGACTTCCTGGAAAACAGCAGACGGATGTCCCTATGGAGGTAGATCTTCCCAGACTTAGAGCTCTGGAACCTGGTGGAGGTTGGGAGAGGGAGAAAAGCATGAAATGACAGGCCAAAAGCATGAAAATGGGAGTATAAACATGGGTGCTGCTGGATATGCTCCACTTTGAGTGTTCAGACAAAAATAACAGCCATCTCACCTCAGGTGAATGAGGTAGCGCAAGGTTCGTCCCTGGCCCAGGGCGAGGGGTTTCCTGCTGGTCTGATTGTTTGTGTCACGACGGACGGGAACAGAGAAGGTCCTCTGGCGTAAGAAGGTCTGGTGTCCAGCTGGCATGGCTCGTAGGTCGTACATCACAACAAACATCTTTACCACTGTCTTGTTAGGGTTGAATAAGGTCTGAGGGGTTTAACCGGAGAGCATGGCAGGGTTAAAACCATTTTAAAGTCAGGCTTTGTAATAAGTTTTAACACTGTCTTTCATTTAACTATAGCAAATATTTTTTACACTTTACATGCTGTGATCAAGATACATAATATGACTATTCCTCTATACCTACAATCCCAACAATGTAATCAGAGTATTAAGGAGAAAAGAACTTTCTGCActataaatgaaacaaaacatagCCTTGAAAAGGTCCCTGCATGTTTAATGATGCAGTTTCCTCTACATCCACAAGGAGTCTCCATTCACTTTTGTTACTTACTGTAATCTGCTCTTTGTTCTCAGCCACGCTGTGATGTAGCTATATTTTGAAAACATGTCTACTGTCAACTGTGAAAGAAAATCCTCACCACTTGAATGGTTCCTGATGGAGGTACACGATAGCCCCTTTTTCCCAGGGACTCCAGGTTTATCACACCCTGCCAGAAAACACATGACAATCAAAAACAGGCAAACAGAAGTAACACACATGAGCTAATATGGTTTTATCTCTAGGATTAGGGGGCTATATTATTACTTtatagaaaaagaaatattaccATATATGGTGAGGGAGCATTGTCATCAGAGACACTATAGAATGACACATCTACAGGTAAGGTAAGGTGACTGGGGCAGAAGGATCCGCTGGCGCCGACCTCTGCTGTGAAACCCTCCACTGTCCCTAAAGGCTCCAGGCGGTAGTTCAGCACACACTCCTAATGGGACACAAGTTCAGCTTTAAAAATGTCACTCTTACTTTTCTACAGCTTGacagttttggttttcactTGAAAGTTTTAAAATCAGGACTTGTTAGACCATGTTTCACAGCTATGTTTTcattgttctttaaaaaaagtacAACCTGCAGTATGGTGGTTGCTCAAGGTTAAATCCCTTTGAGAATGTGACAGTTTAGGGATCCAAAAAGGAGAAGCGGACTTGAGCTAATGTCAAAAATGATAGCTGAAGAGAAGAGAtgattctgtgtttgtgtgctatACCTCAAAGTTTCCCAGCAGGCTGAGACTGGCAGGTGGAGCACTAGCACTGAACAGCTGCTGTGACTCATCCGTGTACCCCTCTCTCTTTAGACACACCCTGtagtaaaaaaaaccacatgCTGGATCAACAcgtttttaaatgtgttatgtAAATGCCTAAAGGTATTTACATGGCACACATTTCTAGTGTGCCTTAATAGTTATGTGTCTCAGGTGAGCTAAAATTATCTCAAGCCGGCTTCCATCCGTGTATAAACACGAGTGGCAACTTGAAATGTTGGTTACTCTGAAATCCTAATTCACTAGAAGTGCAAATAAAGTGTTCAGGCCCACAGGTCACAACATAGAAACTTTACATATGACTCTTTCCATCAACCATATGTTTTTTGACgaaacataaacaaataataTCATATAGTGCCTTTTACCAACCAGAGCAAAACAGCTCTTTTAAACAGCTAAAATGACCTTTCACCCCCGAATACCAAACTCTTCAAACATCTGCTGTACAAAAAAGCAGCACTGAGCTTCCACCCACATTTGCTGTGTGTAGGCAGAGCCATGAATCTCTGTGTATATAAAGCCAGTTCAGTGCTGTCTGCCATTTTGAGCTGCGTGTGTGCATTTCTAGATGCAGTCACAGTACAGCAGAGCTTCAGCAGGTGGCACTGTGAGAGGAAAAGTCAGCAGAATGGGGTTGACCCAGCTTTAGCCCTCTGTGAAGCTGCTATGGTCTCATCTTTTCTCACACAGCCTGATTTATGCAACTGTTTATCTGAGGCTTTTGTATCCAAGGGTTTGGGTGTGATATGATCTGAATCTTATATATCCTTTACAATATAAGCTgtataataaacaaaataccTCTATCTTCAAATTTTTCTTGATGTTTGTTACATATAGTAAAAGCTGTGAGCCTGCAAAGTGAGCGAAACATGTAGGTTTTAAAAATCATGATGAAAAGTATGAGTAACTAGATCCAGATGGTACTGTAATCATCAGATAATGTGGGAGGTAACTGTAAGACAAAAGACTGCATTGTAACTAGTCAAAGCGCCCCAAACTTAGTTTCTTGTACAAAATGAGTTGGAAACTAGTAACTATAGTAACACAGATCCCAGGTAAGAAAATGTATACCTTTTCCCAGAGGCCCAAGGCAAACCCTTACAGCCAGCCACAGAGGTGTCCAGGTCAAAGTATCCTGTTTGACTTTTCCTCTGAGGAACCTGTAGCAGACACACAGGACACCATCAAcacatacttttatttatttatatttttatagagAGAGTGTCATGACCTGCATGTGTCAGCTTGCTGCTGGTGAgacttaaatgtgtgtgtgtgtgtacagtatgtGTAAAAGTGatcagaagacaggaaactgtGATGATGAAACTTGTGACTGGTGAGATGCTGATGAGTCATTTAGCTTACGTATCGCCATGTGTGCACATCAACGCTGAAAAACTACTCAGTAGCCcagcagccaaaaaaaaaaagctatcctAATCATCAACATTTAAAGTACTCTAGTATATTCATTGGTGAAGCACTGTGAGTAATGCTTCAACATGAGGTGGTGAGCATGGTGTTATGACAAAGACTTGCATGGACTCTGACAGTGACTATTAAAGCATAGCTAAAACATTAGGTAAGCCTGCATCTGACTCAAGTGTCTTTTCCGCAGATGTTCAATTTTGAAGCTGAGAACTGTTTCAGTTAGAAGACATGAAGCTACTgtacatgaatgtgtgtgtgcttgtgtgttacTTACAGGGCTGGAGAGCAGAGGCAGGCCAGTGCAGGGGTGGAAGGCCTTGGTTGCTGTAGCGTCTAATGAGTGGCGATTCTGTTTCTTCCAGCTGTTGCAGGGACGCAGAGGGGAGGGACTCGGAGCACGCTGGGAGTATAGAGAGAATACATTAAAACAGCTTGCAAGTGGACAAGTGAACTTACATCATCTTCCTACCCCAGCTGAACTTAGAATAAAGCATGTTACTCTGttaccttttttttgtcttacatATAAAACTGTGATTAGCACAGGTGTGACACATTATTGATGACTAAAAAGGGTATCACACACATACTGGACAATGCTCATTAAAGAAAGAATTGTCTTACGAGAACAGTAGAAGGTGGAGTCATATCTAGACTTGATGTGCTGGAGCATCCAGAATCTGAGGGTGCCTGGTTCTCATCCTGGAGGGTCGGGGCCTGGGCATGTTTGCAGTTTTGCATCTGCATTTGCATCTGGGATTGAGCTTGAGGCTTGCTGTGGTCGTGGCTTCTGTTACAGTTCATGTTTGGGCTGGCGTCGTCGCAAGTCCAGTTCGAAATCTGGGCTTGCCAGGAGCGGTTTTCGATGAGGGGGGAGGCAGGGGGGGATTCATGGCTGCTGGGTGTCCTGACTCTGAGCTTTTCCTTTGGAGGAGTTCGTAAACGCTGACCAGCCTGTGCATGGGACTGGCCTCTGAATGAGGGTTCTTCAAGTGTAGACTGAGCACCATTTTGGGCCCGGGGAGAATGGCATTCGGCACCCCGATCAACTCGGGGCTTGTCTGTGCAAACAGGCGTGTGTGTGGCAGCGGTGTGCGTGCTGCCTCTGTGAGGTTCGTGGCTAGGTATGTGACCGTTGGTGTAGCCGTTGGTGGCAGTGTGTGGGGCATGTGGGATGTGTGTGGTGTGCGAGTATGTGCGGACTGTGTGTGTCACTGTTGTTGTGTGAGTATGGTGCAGAGGGCTGCCGCTTCTGCTGTGCCGGGGGGACAGAGAGGGGACAGACAGTCTCTCCTGGATGAGCCTAGTAATGTCTTGAACTGCTTGGGCAATCAGAGAGCTGTCTGTATCCCTCTCCCtgtctttctccttctctctgtctgACTCCTTCTCCCCgttcctctcctcttctctgtCTCTTGTCTCAGTCATTTTTAGCCTCCTGCAGGCTGCAGGTTTAGGGGAGGAGCTTTCCCATTTCCCGAAAGAAGTGTCAGTCACAGGTGTGTTAAATGGGGTGGGCCACACATGTCCCACAGACTCATAGGGCGGTACCTCAGGCTCTTTGGTCTTACTGGCAGTTATATCATCATGGTTACTGCCCCACATGGCTTTGGGAGGGTTGTCAGAAGCAAAAAGGCCGGGAGGGAGTGGGGGTGCTGTGGGGTCACAAAAGTTGAGCCTCTGTGCAATACGGGCAATAACTTCCTGTCTCTCCTGCAGCAGGGAACCAATCAGTGGGTTTGTCTCAGGTGCAGCAGGCCTCGGGGAGGGGCAGCGGGGTGGCTCGGCCATGGAAAAATTCTTAAACGCTCTCAGAGGCTCGGGGAGTGCACTCTTTGACCTCTCGTTGTTGTTGCTGGTACAAGAACCATAGTCTTCTACCTGTGTGGGTTCAGATGAACCATTGAGAGCTGAGTACAGCCACTTCCCTGCTTTACTTGTAGGAAGTGGGGAGGGGGAGTGGGAGCGGGATGGCGTGGGGGAGTGAGAGGGCCTGTGGAAGAGTGGGGAGCCCTGACGTTGGGGGGCGTTGCCCTGTGGGAGCTCTCCGTTCTGATACGAGTGATTTTCACCAGGCTCTTGGCTCTTCTTGCTGTATGGATGTGGCACAGATGTGTGAGGAAGGCTGTTAATGGGGATGTTGTTGATGGGGAGATTGGGAATGGGTAAGCCGTTGAGGAGAAGGCTGGACATTGAGTTGGAGCTCTTGCTGTACGTATTAGAGTTGTTGAGGAGGTTGTCCTTACTGGGGTCCTGGTTCTTTTTGAGGGTGGGCAGGCCACCATGGCTGTTAAGGTTTGGGTTGAGGCTGGGAGTCTTACTGTATAGCGGAGGAAGGCCGGTATGGATGCTGCAGGCCAGGGTGGGATAGGTGGGCTGTCTGGGGAGCGACTGGACACGGACCTGCAGTGCAACACTCTGGGAAACATTGGGGACTGGGAATATGTGCTCTGAAGGTGGTTGGGAAAACTGCCACACCAAATCTTCGTCAGCAGCACTGATCCTATTGGATGGAAAAATCCTGATTCAATAAACAGGGTCCCGTTAACTGTTAAGTTTAACAGAACGTAAGAACTATCTGGGCTGTAATAACATTTTAGCTATGCACACAAACCTTACACATGTGTATATAAATGTGCAACTAACATAACTTTAGCTTTAGTGTGGAACTAGCACTAGTGTGGAAGCTTGACTGAACAGTCTTCAGCCCATCACCGTTAAAGTCTTCAGTGAGTGTTACATCTGACCTGTACAGGATGTTTCTGGGGACGATGCCATGTGAGGCACTGAGCCAGGCGCTGAGCTGGGAGAAGAAGACGTAAGAACGAACAGCCAACAGCAGGGTCTTCTCTTCAATGAAACGGTCGCCGcttctataaaaaaaaagagaaaataaaatggtgGAAGTGTGCCAGTATGTCAGGTTAATGAGAAAAcgatgtgtatttttttaatctttcacaGTGTTCCTTGTTCCTACACATGTGAGTAGGAAAGTAGGCCAATATGTCAGACTAATTAACTCCCTGAGTACCGCAccaattatatatattttttattattcattttttggatttttgaccattgttttattttctaattcttttaaagcttttaaagcttttaactgtgctttgtttttctgtccttttggtttttttgttttttaactaacTGGTGAAGGTTTACCTTGTTCcccaaatataaaataaaatgcagattttatgCAGCAGTTTTGTAAAACACATGATGTCATACTAAGACGATTGTTATGCCCCATGTTTGGTCCATGTGCAACAGGTCTGCTGGTAAACAAGCACATGTTAATGATACTTAGAGACCCAACATACCATGTACATCCTTTCAAGTTTAGCAGCTGCAGTGACCCTTACAGACGTGTTATAAGTTTCTGCATCTGTGAGTATGCTGTTGTCCATTTGGCTCAGAGTGATGTCGGTTTTATCATCAGACTGTGAGCATGAGGCTCTGTCCAGTcaagttaaaaaatgtttgtaacAAGATTATTGATATCATTTCCCTATCATTAAGGCATGAATAGCTCTGACAGTAATAACAATTTTGTATTCCATAAATCAAGTGCTTTTTCAGCTAGTCTCAACAAGATCAAACAGGGCTGAGAGCCAGTAAACAAgttatgtttgtgttgtttttcttctttgaaaaAATCTGACTATTCTAGTAGCCTGAGCGAATAGTTTCCTGAACActttcaaatcatttttttttttagaaaaatctgCCTGCACAACAACTTCTTTGTGCTTAATAAAACCGAACATTAAAGTAAGCAGAGAGATAATGCTTCTTGTATGGTAAAAGAGGACAGTGCACGTtacgaaaaataacaaaatagaCATTTTCTTGCATTCCCCATCTTtaaaatggtgtgtgtgtgtgtgtgtgtgtgtgtgtcatactGTCTAGGAACAGCCTGCAAGGTCCATCTCTCCAACAGCAGAGCATCTTGTTTGATGACCGGGTCACTGATGAGATCACTTGGGGGGCACtcatcaccatagcaacagtCTGGAAGGAGCATGACCTCGATCATAATGGGTATGTTGTTCCTCCAAAGTAGGATCACCTCAGAACGGGTACGCCTCGCCTGCCGACACTAGGCACACACACATCCGTGGACAAAGGTGAGAGGTTAGTGTTCATTAGTGAATGTCAACACCAAAGTTAGGGGCACAGCAGCTAGAGAGTAAATATTGCTATTAACctctgagtttaaaaaaaaaaaaaagaggatatTTTTATCCTGCACGGCAGTCCAGTGACAGAGGGATATACTATAGACTCAATTTATTAGCTATACTTTGCAAAAATTAAAGCAGCCTAACACAGCGGTTCGTTACAAAGTTACAATTCTGTTGCTAAACTAGAAATAAAAATTTAT contains:
- the atosa gene encoding atos homolog protein A encodes the protein MTLDNMKPERDATEEFFEYDAEEFLVFLTLLITEGRTPEYSVKGRTEGLHCPPAQSAMPPLHKHECSDKLPQCRQARRTRSEVILLWRNNIPIMIEVMLLPDCCYGDECPPSDLISDPVIKQDALLLERWTLQAVPRQSGDRFIEEKTLLLAVRSYVFFSQLSAWLSASHGIVPRNILYRISAADEDLVWQFSQPPSEHIFPVPNVSQSVALQVRVQSLPRQPTYPTLACSIHTGLPPLYSKTPSLNPNLNSHGGLPTLKKNQDPSKDNLLNNSNTYSKSSNSMSSLLLNGLPIPNLPINNIPINSLPHTSVPHPYSKKSQEPGENHSYQNGELPQGNAPQRQGSPLFHRPSHSPTPSRSHSPSPLPTSKAGKWLYSALNGSSEPTQVEDYGSCTSNNNERSKSALPEPLRAFKNFSMAEPPRCPSPRPAAPETNPLIGSLLQERQEVIARIAQRLNFCDPTAPPLPPGLFASDNPPKAMWGSNHDDITASKTKEPEVPPYESVGHVWPTPFNTPVTDTSFGKWESSSPKPAACRRLKMTETRDREEERNGEKESDREKEKDRERDTDSSLIAQAVQDITRLIQERLSVPSLSPRHSRSGSPLHHTHTTTVTHTVRTYSHTTHIPHAPHTATNGYTNGHIPSHEPHRGSTHTAATHTPVCTDKPRVDRGAECHSPRAQNGAQSTLEEPSFRGQSHAQAGQRLRTPPKEKLRVRTPSSHESPPASPLIENRSWQAQISNWTCDDASPNMNCNRSHDHSKPQAQSQMQMQMQNCKHAQAPTLQDENQAPSDSGCSSTSSLDMTPPSTVLRAPSPSPLRPCNSWKKQNRHSLDATATKAFHPCTGLPLLSSPVPQRKSQTGYFDLDTSVAGCKGLPWASGKRVCLKREGYTDESQQLFSASAPPASLSLLGNFEECVLNYRLEPLGTVEGFTAEVGASGSFCPSHLTLPVDVSFYSVSDDNAPSPYMGVINLESLGKRGYRVPPSGTIQVTLFNPNKTVVKMFVVMYDLRAMPAGHQTFLRQRTFSVPVRRDTNNQTSRKPLALGQGRTLRYLIHLRFQSSKSGKIYLHRDIRLLFSRKSMEVDSGAAYELQSFTESPVDPPYSSRC